A window of Flammeovirga kamogawensis genomic DNA:
AGCGCAGAAGACATATGTTAAGAGTGTTAGAAATTTTAAGATGTTAAGTCTTTTAATGGAGAACTCTCATGATGTGATTTTTTCTGTTGATACAAATTTCAACTATTTAGCATTTAATAATGCTCATGTCGATACAATGAAATCCGTTTATGGATGCCAGATTGAACTTGGGAATAACATTCTTAAATACATGAAGGTAAATAACGACGATGAAATAGCGAAAGATGATATTACAAGAGCAATTAATGGTGAAGTTTATTCGGTAATCCGTTCATATGGCGATGAAGAAAAACACCAAAGAGCACATTTTGAGGCAACTTATACACCAATTAGATCAGAGAATAATATTATAACAGGCGTTTCTGTAGTTGTAAGAGATGTTACAGAGCAATATAATTCCCAAGAGAACCTTAAAAGAAGTGAGAGAAAGTATAAAATGCTTTTTCATTATAATTATTTAGGAGCACTTATTATTTTAAACGGACGAATTGTTGATGCAAATGACACAGCAATGAGTTTATTAGGGTTAGAGATGCATGAACTCCTGGGAATGTCATTAGACGAAGTTTTTATTAACCTTACTGATAACCCATTAAAGGAAAAACGTATAATTCATTATTATAATAATGGAAAGAAAATCTTTATTCTTAGAGAAGAAGTTATTGGCGATCAGAAAGATCCTCAAAACATTCTTTTTATAGAAGATGTAACCGAAAAAAATAAAGCCGAAAAAGAATTAATTCGAGTTAATAACCAAGCAAAAGTATTACTTGAAAGTGCTAAAAGTTACATTTTTTCAGTTGATGTAAATTACGGAATTGTATTTTTTAATACTAGATTTTCATCACTTATGGAAAGTGAATATGGGATTTCTGTTAAAGTAGGTGATAAAATAAACGGTCCAAAATATCATGAATTTTTCTATAAGTTCAGAGAGAATTTTGAACGAGCATTTACAAATAGAAGAATGTTTGAGCTTGAATTTAAATTAAATCAAGAAATTTATCTTCAATCTGTATTTTCACCATTATTAAATGAAAAAAATGAGATTTATGGCCTTGCGATTTACAATATTGACATCACAAAAAATAAAAAACACGAAACACAGATTTATCAATTAAACTCTTCATTAGAGCAAAAAGTACAAGAAAGAACACAAGAATTACAACAGCAAAGAGTAAAACTTGATTTAGCATTAAGTGCAGCTGATGTTGGTACATGGTCGTATTTATTGAACGATATATTTTTATGTGATTCTAGATTTCTTGAAATCTTTGGTCTCAATTCAATTACTTATACAATTCATGATTTCCTGAAATTTGTTGATGCATCAGATGTTAAGAAAGTAAATGATGTTGTCAAAAAGGTAAGTGCAGGAAAGGTGACAGATATTGATTTATCTTTTAAGATTAATCATCCATCGAAGAATATTCAATATCTGCAGATTTTCGGTAAATCACGTTTGAATTCGGGAGTTTATGAAATGAATGGTGTATGTTGGAACTTAACATCTCAAAAAAATATTGAACAAGAACTTGAGTTTGCTAAAAATGAAGCTGTCAAATCAAGTGCTGCAAAGAGTTTATTTTTAGCAAATATATCACATGAAATTCGCTCCCCATTGAATGCCATTATTGGTCTAAGTAACATTTTATATAAAAAGTTCGAAGACACCAATCAATCTGCTGAATTTATTGAACAACTAAAATATATTTATTTCAATGGTGAATATTTATCAGAATTGATCAATAACATTCTAGATTTCTCAAGAATTGATGCTGGGAAGATGTCTATTTCAATGGAAAAAGTTGAAATTATCAACTTGATCAGAATGATTGTTAAAGTACATGAGTTTTCATCTGTAGAAAGAGGTATTTATATTAACCTCGAATTTGATAAAAGTGTTCCAGAAGTATTTCTAACTGATAAAACCAAGTTTAGACAAATTTTGACTAACCTTTTGACTAACGCAATCAAGTTTACAAAAGATAAAACAGATATTGTTGTAAAGGTGAAATCTGAAAATAATAATTTCATTTTTTCTGTAGAAGATCACGGTATTGGTATCCCAAAAGACAAACTAAATGTAATTTTTGATTCTTTTGAACAGGCAGATAAGTCAGTTACAAGGAAATTTGGTGGTACTGGTTTAGGATTAGCAATTTCTAAAAGAATGACAGAAATGCTAAATGGAACTATATCAGTAGAGAGTAAAGAGGGTAGAGGTACTATTTTTACTATTGAATTACCTGTTAAAGAATCAAAGTTAAAACCAACGGGAAAGGAACATATATTAGATGTAGAGCCTGTATTCCAAACAGAGGACATTGTTTTAGTTGTGGAGGATAATAAAATGAATCAGTTTATGATGAAAGCATTATTTAAACAATTAAACCTATCTATAGAAATTGCAGAAAATGGAGAAGATGCTATTCAAAAAATTAAATCAAAAAAATATAATTTGATATTAATGGATATTCATATGCCAATAATGGGAGGAATTTCTGCAGCTAAGATAATACGTCAAGAGTTAAAAGAAACAGAAGTTCCTATTGTAGCTTTAACTGCAGATGCATATTGGGATAAAAGATTTAAAGCTTTTGCTGTAGGAATGAACGATTATCTCACTAAGCCTATAAATAGAGCTGAGTTATTGAATATTTTATCTAAATATTTAATTAAGGATAAAGATTTACCTAAAAATTATTTAGATCCAAATGTACATTCTGATCTAATAGATGAAATTAGAGCGGTGACTGTAGATCAGAATATGACATCTGAAGCCAAGTTAAAACGACTGAAAAATATAAGTAATTTGCTTCAAGATTATGATACAGGTTTTGTGAAATATATTGACCATTTATCAGAAGCTATTGCAAGTGAGAAAAAGGTCGATCTATTTTAAGAAAAATAGACCGACTTTGTTTCAATTGTAGCTTCTAATTGGTGTAATATTGAATACAAGCCAAAATAAGTTCTATTTAAATATAAACCATCTCTTTGTCCTCTAGGTTTCTTAGAAGATTTCATTAAGTTTTGGTTATCCTGGTTATCAGCAATAGCTGTTATTTCATTGAAATAACTTTCTTGACTAAAATCAAAAGGGGAACTATGAAATGGTCTTGATAAAATTTCAATCATTGAGCTAAACAAAGCGTCTAGTTTATTTTTATCTTCTTCAGTATCTGTGTCATAAATAAACCTCATATTAGAAAAAACCTGTTTTCTTTTCTCATCATTATTAAGGTTTTCTGGAACCATCAAGTCAAAATAATTCTCATAGAAAGGCGAAGGAATCTCTTTAACACATCCAAAATCAATAATCCCGAGTAAGCCTTCTTTATTAATAATAAAATTACCAGGGTGTGGGTCCGCATGAACTTCTTTTAAAGTATGAATTTGATGATCATAAAAATCCCAAAGAGCCTGCCCAACTTTATTTCTAATTTCTTGTGAAGGGTTTGTCTCTAAAAAATCTGGCAAGTGCATTCCGTCTAACCAATCCATTGTAAGGATTTTTTTAGAAGATAAATCTGGGTAGTAGTTTGGGAAAGTAACGTTTTTGATATCTTTACAAGCACTTGTTATTTCTTGTGAGCGTTTAAGTTCCAAGTTATAATCAGTTTCAGAAAGTAGCATATTTTCTACTTCTTCCATGTAATGTTCTACATCTTGTTCATTCAACCCCATCATTCTAACTGCAATGGGTTTTACCATTTTGAGGTCTGAACTTACGCTTTCAGCAACACCAGGGTATTGTACTTTAACTGCATATTTTTGTCCATCTTTAACGGCTAAATGTACTTGTCCAATACTTGCAGCGTTAACAGCCTCTTTAGAAAACTCGTCAAAAATTTGATAAGGGGCTTTACCAAAAGCTTTCATAAATGTTTTATTAACTAAAGGTAAAGACAACGGAGGGGCTGAATATTGTGACATTTGAAATTTGTCTGTGTATGCCTGAGGTAGCATATTTTTATCCATACTCATCATCTGAGCCACTTTCAATGCACTACCTTTAAGTTCGCTTAATGCGTCGTAAACATCTGCTGCATTTTCTTTATGTAACTCTTCCTTACCTTTATAATCAGCATCAACAACAGTTTTGGCGTAATGCTTTATGTAATTTGTTGACACCTTGGCACCAACTTTTACAAATCTAGATACACGTTGAACACGGCTAGATGGTATACTTTTTTGAACTTTTTTGTTGATGTTTTCCATTGGGTTATTTTTGAAATAAAAACTTGACTAATGATACTGCAGAATCAGCAAAATTAGGAGCCATGAGATCCATTATTAAATTTACACTTTTCTCGATAATTTCGTCGGTATTTTCTGCTTCATCTGATGTATCATTAGCCCAATACTTTATTACTAACACCGCTTGTGCAAATATTAAGTTGCCATAATAATCAGAAATAAACATTCTAGACTCAATTTCTCCTGTTTCAATAGCTTCGTTTATGATTGTATTGAAGTGAGATAGAAAAACATTTTTTATTGCTGTTGATCTATCATCTACCATTTTTAACTCGAAAGGGGAGTGAATGTTTGAAGAAAAAACAAAGAATTCTTTTTGAGACTTTAAGATTTCTATCAAATTATAGAAGAAAGAAAGTGTTTTTTCCCTAGCTCCGTATTCTAAGTAATTAGGGTCTGATGCGGCATTGTTAAAAGCTATTTCAATACTATTAATCCATATAGAAGTCTCAAGCGCATTTAGCTCCTTTTCTGAATTATAAGTGATTGATTCTTCATTTATTAGCTCTTTGTCTATAAACTCAGAAAGTTCATTTGGACGCCTCTTATGTGAAGAAATAAAGTTGATATAAGATATTTCTATTTTTTTTGAAAAATTCTCCATGAAGGTTAGGTATTTTAATTAATGTATGTTAATTTCATTCTTGAAGTTTGTTTGTTAGTTTAGTTTATTAAAGTGGAAGGAACCTCTGATTTTCGGGGGTTTCTTTTTTTATGTTTTAATAACAGTCATAAACAAACAGTATTCATCTATAAATTGAGTATTTAAATTGATCTGTTAACTTTGTAATCATCGAAAACATTAATATTGATATCGTGAATAACAAACGAAGTGCTGATTTGTTCAGCAAAGCTCAAAATACAATTCCTGGTGGAGTAAACTCTCCTGTTAGAGCATTTAAGTCTGTAGGAGGAACACCATTATTTATAAAAAGTGCTAAAGGCGCGTATATCACAGACGAAGATAATAAGAGTTACTTAGAATTAATCAATTCTTGGGGCCCAATGATTCTTGGTCACGCACATCCAGCAATATTAGAGGCTGTTCAAGGTGCTGTAAATAATTCATTATCGTTTGGAGCTCCAACTTCAAAAGAAATTGATATTGCAGAGTTGATCTGTAGCATGGTGCCATCGATCGAAAAAGTTAGAATGGTAAACTCTGGTACAGAGGCAACAATGTCTGCAATACGTGTAGCAAGAGGTTATACTGGCAGGGATAAATTTATTAAAATAGAAGGATGCTATCATGGTCATGGCGATTCATTTTTAATTGCTGCAGGTAGTGGAGCAGTTACAATGGGTGTTCCAAATAGCCCAGGTGTCACGGAAGGTACAGCTAAAGATACTTTATTAGCTCCATATAATGATGTAGATAAAATTGAGCAATTAATTGCTGAAAATAAAAATGAAATAGCTGCATTAATTATAGAACCTGTCCCTGGTAATATGGGATTAGTACTACCAACGAACGATTACTTAAAAAAGCTTAGAGAAATTTGCACTCGTGAAGGCATCATTTTGATATTTGATGAAGTTATGACAGGTTTCCGTTTAGCAAAGGGTGGTGCTCAGGAAGTATTTGATGTAACTCCAGATATGACTACTTTAGGAAAAATTATTGGAGGAGGAATGCCTGTTGGTGCTTACGGAGGTAAAGCAGAATTGATGGATTATGTAGCTCCTGCAGGCCCTGTTTATCAAGCAGGAACTTTATCAGGTAACCCAGTGGCAATGGCTGCAGGTTTAGCTATGCTTAATCATTTAAACGACAACCCTGCTGTTTATTCAGATTTAGCTGCAAAAGGCAAAAAGTTAGCAGATGGAATTCAAGCTGCTTTAGATAGAAAGAATTTACCTTATAAAGTGACTCTTTTAGGTTCTATGGTATGCCTTTTCTTTACTGATAAAGAAGTAAATAATTTTGCTGATGCTCAAACTACTGATACTGAAAAGTTCGGTAAGTTTTTCCATGCAATGTTAGAAAATGGAGTATACCTTCCACCATCACAATATGAAAGTTGGTTTATGTCTCAAGCATTAACTGATGAAAATTTAGATGAAATTATTGCTGCAGTTAATGCATCATTAGATACTGTAGAAGCTTAATAGCTAAAGATTAAGTAATTGAGTATGTCTAAAAAGAAAAAAAGACAATCTATAAAAAAAGAAGTTGCTGTTTGTGATACATTTAAATGGCAACATCTTTTTTTATATGGATTTCGATTAGAAAAATCTAAATGCCCTCAATGTAAAACACAACCAAATTTTTCGGATAGACAAAAGATGTTTATTGATTTAGGTTTTGGTTTTATTTTCGCAGCCTTATTTGTTACATTGCCTAATATTTTGTTAATTTTTGGGTTTGACTTAGGGCAATTAGGTGCGTTCTTAATAGTCGTTATTATTGTTCTTATTATCCGAGAATCTCTCATAAAATTATGGCCAACAAAAAAGTAGTTGGTAAATCACATACTATCATGACAAATACATTAAAAACAATTTTACTTGCTGGTGCATTAGTCAGTCAAGTGTCATTAAGCGTAAACGCACAAGAAGATCCTTTAAAAGGAGCTCCAGAAAATTGGTTCAACCTAAGCTATTCTCAAGATAATGTTTACGGAGTTGGAACAGAACAGGCTTACAATGAAGTCTTAAAAGGCAAAAAAAGTAAAAAAGTTGTCGTTGCTGTAATTGACAGCGGAATAGATATCGACCATGAAGATTTAAAATCTGTAATTTGGGTTAACCCAAAGGAAATAGCAGGTAATGGTATCGATGATGATAAAAATGGCTATATCGACGATGTGAACGGGTGGAATTTTATTGGGGGTGAAGGAGGAACCTTTGTCAATGAAGAAAACCTAGAAGTTGCGCGTATGTATGGTACGTTGAGTAAAAAATATGAAGGTAAAGACGAGTCTGATATTTCAAAATCTGATAAAAAAGAATACAAGCTCTGGCTTGAAGTAAAAGAATCTTTTGAAACTGGATTTGCTGAAGCACAAGAGAATCTAGAAAGATATGATTTTTTACTGCATCAATTTAAAAGAGGTAAAGCTTTATTTATGGCTTATTTTGATTTAGAATCAGAAGAAGAATTATTGGGAGCTTTAGAGACTCTAAAAACAGAAGATGAGACGCTTTCTGGATTGTCAGGTATGGTTACAGGCATGTTAAGTAGAGGTGTTACAGCAGAACGTATTCAAGAAGGAGTAGATTATTTTACAGATCAAGTAGAGTATAATTATAATCCAGATTTAAATACAAGAGAAATTGTTGGGGATGATATCAATGACAAAAAACAAAAAATATACGGTAATAATAGCGTGACTGGTCCAGATGCAATGCATGGAACTCACGTTGCGGGTATTATTGGAGCTTCTAGAGGTAACAACTTAGGTATTGAAGGAGTAGCTGATAATGTTGAAATTATGGTGATTAGAGCAGTGCCTAATGGAGACGAAAGAGATAAAGATGTTGCAAATGCAATTCGTTATGCCGTAGATAATGGTGCTAAAGTAATTAATATGAGCTTTGGCAAGCCTTTTTCTCCTTATAAATCAGATGTAGATGCGGCTGTAAAATATGCCGATTCGAAAGGTGTTTTATTGATACATGCAGCAGGTAATGATAATAAAAATACTGACGTTGAAAGAAATTTCCCGAAGGATAAATATTTAAAAGGTGGAACTGCTCGTAATTGGATTGAAGTAGGAGCATCAACTTGGCATATTGATGAAACATTACCAGCAACTTTTTCAAATTATGCTAAGAAAAATGTTGATTTGTTTGCTCCTGGTTATAATATTTATTCAACTGTTCCAGGTTCAGAATATCAGTCTTTAAATGGAACAAGTATGGCCTCTCCAGTAGTTGCAGGTTGTGCAGCTGTTTTAATGTCATATTACCCACATTTATCAGGAGCAACAGTTAAGAAGATCTTAATGAAAACTGTTACACCTTTAAAGAGTAAAGAGGTATTTAAGCCAGGGTATGAAAGTTTAGAGGAAGGAGAAGAACCAGAAACTGTAAAGTTTGGTACTCTATCAATAACAGGGGGTGTTATTAATTTATATGAAGCATGTAAATATGCTGAGAAGATATCTAAGTAATTATTCTTAAAAGATATTTAAAGCCCATTGCTGAAAAGTGATGGGCTTTATTTTTATATTAACTTATTCAACTAATAAATTATCTATCAATCTAACTTTTCCTAAATGAGCTGCTATAACAATTGCATACGATTTAGGAGTGCAATTTTCATTAACAGGTTTTAAATCAGAAGAATTTACTATGTCCAGGTACTCTAAATGGAAAGAATGGTTTTTATGGAAATTTGAAATACCCCATTCCAACACTTCTTTTGGTGTTTCTAGATTTGAAATTTTTTCTTTCATCTCTGAAATTATAGAAAATATAAATGGTGCAATTGCTCTTTCTTCTTTCGTTAACCTAAGGTTTCTAGAAGACATTGCTAATCCATCGTTTTCTCTTACGGTAGGAACACCTATAATTTCAATACCAAAAGAAAGATCAGTTGCCATTTTTCTGATAATTAGAAACTGTTGTAAATCTTTCAAACCAAAATAGGCCTTCATTGGACTTACCATATGAAAAAGTTTACTAACAACTATACCAACACCATTAAAATGTCCAGGCCTAAAAGCTCCTTCTAATTGATTTTCAATTTCTCCAAAATTAAATCCACAAATGTCATTTTGTTTAACGCCTTTCGGATACATT
This region includes:
- a CDS encoding hybrid sensor histidine kinase/response regulator, yielding MLSLLMENSHDVIFSVDTNFNYLAFNNAHVDTMKSVYGCQIELGNNILKYMKVNNDDEIAKDDITRAINGEVYSVIRSYGDEEKHQRAHFEATYTPIRSENNIITGVSVVVRDVTEQYNSQENLKRSERKYKMLFHYNYLGALIILNGRIVDANDTAMSLLGLEMHELLGMSLDEVFINLTDNPLKEKRIIHYYNNGKKIFILREEVIGDQKDPQNILFIEDVTEKNKAEKELIRVNNQAKVLLESAKSYIFSVDVNYGIVFFNTRFSSLMESEYGISVKVGDKINGPKYHEFFYKFRENFERAFTNRRMFELEFKLNQEIYLQSVFSPLLNEKNEIYGLAIYNIDITKNKKHETQIYQLNSSLEQKVQERTQELQQQRVKLDLALSAADVGTWSYLLNDIFLCDSRFLEIFGLNSITYTIHDFLKFVDASDVKKVNDVVKKVSAGKVTDIDLSFKINHPSKNIQYLQIFGKSRLNSGVYEMNGVCWNLTSQKNIEQELEFAKNEAVKSSAAKSLFLANISHEIRSPLNAIIGLSNILYKKFEDTNQSAEFIEQLKYIYFNGEYLSELINNILDFSRIDAGKMSISMEKVEIINLIRMIVKVHEFSSVERGIYINLEFDKSVPEVFLTDKTKFRQILTNLLTNAIKFTKDKTDIVVKVKSENNNFIFSVEDHGIGIPKDKLNVIFDSFEQADKSVTRKFGGTGLGLAISKRMTEMLNGTISVESKEGRGTIFTIELPVKESKLKPTGKEHILDVEPVFQTEDIVLVVEDNKMNQFMMKALFKQLNLSIEIAENGEDAIQKIKSKKYNLILMDIHMPIMGGISAAKIIRQELKETEVPIVALTADAYWDKRFKAFAVGMNDYLTKPINRAELLNILSKYLIKDKDLPKNYLDPNVHSDLIDEIRAVTVDQNMTSEAKLKRLKNISNLLQDYDTGFVKYIDHLSEAIASEKKVDLF
- a CDS encoding ABC1 kinase family protein, which translates into the protein MENINKKVQKSIPSSRVQRVSRFVKVGAKVSTNYIKHYAKTVVDADYKGKEELHKENAADVYDALSELKGSALKVAQMMSMDKNMLPQAYTDKFQMSQYSAPPLSLPLVNKTFMKAFGKAPYQIFDEFSKEAVNAASIGQVHLAVKDGQKYAVKVQYPGVAESVSSDLKMVKPIAVRMMGLNEQDVEHYMEEVENMLLSETDYNLELKRSQEITSACKDIKNVTFPNYYPDLSSKKILTMDWLDGMHLPDFLETNPSQEIRNKVGQALWDFYDHQIHTLKEVHADPHPGNFIINKEGLLGIIDFGCVKEIPSPFYENYFDLMVPENLNNDEKRKQVFSNMRFIYDTDTEEDKNKLDALFSSMIEILSRPFHSSPFDFSQESYFNEITAIADNQDNQNLMKSSKKPRGQRDGLYLNRTYFGLYSILHQLEATIETKSVYFS
- the hemL gene encoding glutamate-1-semialdehyde 2,1-aminomutase; its protein translation is MNNKRSADLFSKAQNTIPGGVNSPVRAFKSVGGTPLFIKSAKGAYITDEDNKSYLELINSWGPMILGHAHPAILEAVQGAVNNSLSFGAPTSKEIDIAELICSMVPSIEKVRMVNSGTEATMSAIRVARGYTGRDKFIKIEGCYHGHGDSFLIAAGSGAVTMGVPNSPGVTEGTAKDTLLAPYNDVDKIEQLIAENKNEIAALIIEPVPGNMGLVLPTNDYLKKLREICTREGIILIFDEVMTGFRLAKGGAQEVFDVTPDMTTLGKIIGGGMPVGAYGGKAELMDYVAPAGPVYQAGTLSGNPVAMAAGLAMLNHLNDNPAVYSDLAAKGKKLADGIQAALDRKNLPYKVTLLGSMVCLFFTDKEVNNFADAQTTDTEKFGKFFHAMLENGVYLPPSQYESWFMSQALTDENLDEIIAAVNASLDTVEA
- a CDS encoding S8 family peptidase; this translates as MANKKVVGKSHTIMTNTLKTILLAGALVSQVSLSVNAQEDPLKGAPENWFNLSYSQDNVYGVGTEQAYNEVLKGKKSKKVVVAVIDSGIDIDHEDLKSVIWVNPKEIAGNGIDDDKNGYIDDVNGWNFIGGEGGTFVNEENLEVARMYGTLSKKYEGKDESDISKSDKKEYKLWLEVKESFETGFAEAQENLERYDFLLHQFKRGKALFMAYFDLESEEELLGALETLKTEDETLSGLSGMVTGMLSRGVTAERIQEGVDYFTDQVEYNYNPDLNTREIVGDDINDKKQKIYGNNSVTGPDAMHGTHVAGIIGASRGNNLGIEGVADNVEIMVIRAVPNGDERDKDVANAIRYAVDNGAKVINMSFGKPFSPYKSDVDAAVKYADSKGVLLIHAAGNDNKNTDVERNFPKDKYLKGGTARNWIEVGASTWHIDETLPATFSNYAKKNVDLFAPGYNIYSTVPGSEYQSLNGTSMASPVVAGCAAVLMSYYPHLSGATVKKILMKTVTPLKSKEVFKPGYESLEEGEEPETVKFGTLSITGGVINLYEACKYAEKISK
- the panC gene encoding pantoate--beta-alanine ligase, with protein sequence MDVFNTVSTLKKFVNNCKFSKKTIGFVPTMGALHEGHLTLIRQSNKENDITICSIFVNPTQFNNAIDLKHYPVKHEEDFALLESAGCHVVFLPSVEEMYPKGVKQNDICGFNFGEIENQLEGAFRPGHFNGVGIVVSKLFHMVSPMKAYFGLKDLQQFLIIRKMATDLSFGIEIIGVPTVRENDGLAMSSRNLRLTKEERAIAPFIFSIISEMKEKISNLETPKEVLEWGISNFHKNHSFHLEYLDIVNSSDLKPVNENCTPKSYAIVIAAHLGKVRLIDNLLVE